Genomic DNA from Deltaproteobacteria bacterium:
TATTCCATAGAGACTTCTTGCGTATTGATGGCGGTCGGCCGCCGTTCCAATACCGAAGGGTTGGCTCTGGAAAAAGTCGGTCTTAAAACAGAGAATGGTCGGATCGTGGTCGATAATCAGATGAAGACAACAGTCCCTGGGATCTACGCGGTCGGTGATGTGACCGGAGGTTCAATGCTGGCCCATGTTGCCACGGCGGAGGGTTTGACTGCAGCGGAGAACATCCTGGGAAAGTCTCAGCCCATGAACTACACAGCGGTTCCTCGATGCATCTACACTTACCCGGAGGCTGCCTCAGTGGGGATGACAGAGAGGGAGGCAAGGGAGGCGTACGGGGAGATTCTGATTGGACGTTTTCCTCTTCAAGCCACGGGAAAGGCCCGAATCCTGGGAGGGTTCGGGTTTGCAAAATTGATCTCCGAAAAGAAGTATAAAAGAATCGTAGGCGTTCATCTGGTGGGCCCGCGTGTCACCGACTTGATCGCGGAGGCCGGCCTTGCAATGAATCTGGAGTGCACGGCTGAAGAGATGGCGTTTACGATGCATCCTCATCCAACCCTCAGTGAAATCCTCATGGAGTCAGCTATGCAGATCGAGGGTTACAGGATCCACAGTACCTGACCCCTAAACCTTTGAGGTAGATGGCCGTGATCTTGGGGCTGAGCCACATCGCTCTGACCGTCAGTGAGGTGGATGAATCCGTAAAGTACTACCAAGAGGCTTTTGGTTTCGACGTATTGAGCGATGCGGAAAGAAAAGGAGAGTGGATCGACAAGATCACCGGAATACCGGGTTTTCATACGCGAACAGTGTACCTGTCGGTGACACCGTACCAACATCTAGAGTTATTCGGGTTCTACCATCCAGAGGCGATTCCTGCGGAAAAAGAAACCGCCCCGCGGGTTGGAATCTGTTACGGAATCTTAATAACAGGGCGCCTGGAAAGGTTAGCTGGGCTTACAAAGACTGCAAGAGATCGGCCATCACCTGACGTGATCTTGGATATTGGAGAAGAGCCCTATAGAGAATGTGAAGTTGTCACACTGCTCGATCCCAATGGGGTGATCCTGAGAGTCGTCGAGGCGGGCAAGGAGGAGACTGATAGACAAGACTCGTCTGAAAGGGCACTGCTATACCCGGCGTTGATTGTTGACAACACGGAATCCTCGGTCAGGTTCTACCGGGACATACTGGGATTAAGAATAGCCAGCCAAGGAGCTCCTATCCCTGAAAGAGACGGCGTGCAGCCACGCAAGTCTGAGATTCCGGTGCGGTGGGTGTTACTGGAGTCCCCTGCCGGCATCTGTCTGAAGCTGATTCAACCCCTGAACACAGAAATTCTCCCGGCCCGTCCCTGGCAGATGGAACGCATTGGATTCACCCATGTGGCTTTCGCAGTCAAGAACCTCGCAGGATACCAGGCAGAGCTGGCAACGAGAAACGTCAATTTCAAATCTCCTCCGCAATCCGTGACTGTTGGACCCCATAAAGGCGGAAAGGTCGTTTACCTGACCACACCTGAAGGAATAATCTTGGAATTGATCGATAGCCCTCTTACGCTCGAACAAGCCAGCAAGATCTGACCATTTGATCGAGAGACCAAAAAACGGTCACTCGGAAAGAATCGAGCAGCTAGAGCTAACGGGGGTTCAACCGCTCGTCTCGGTAAGAAAGTCGTTAGACCGGGAAGGGCCGAGAGAGAGCTACCCAGGACTCACGAGAAAGGAGGCACCGGCGATGGCTAAAGAGCTTTTGGGAAGAGCGGTCGGGAGCACAAGGCGCGGCATCATACCGCCCACGCTCGAGGAGTTGAGGAGCATTGCCCAGGAGTACCATATGACAATGAGCATTGAGGACCTGGAGGGCTTTGCCGCGGAAATCGAGGGAACCCTCGCATCATACCGGAGAGTTGGGCAACTCCCCGAGCCCAGGCCCGAGGTCAAGTACCCACGCGTGCCGGGCTATCGTCCCCCCCGAGACGAGAATCCTCTAAACGCATGGTGTTGGCGATGCTCCATCAAAGGAGCGTCAAGGGGGAAACTCGCAGGAAAGACGATTGCGATAAAGGACAACGTCTGCGTGGCTGGGGTTCCCATGATGAACGGCTCTGCCATT
This window encodes:
- a CDS encoding VOC family protein; translation: MAVILGLSHIALTVSEVDESVKYYQEAFGFDVLSDAERKGEWIDKITGIPGFHTRTVYLSVTPYQHLELFGFYHPEAIPAEKETAPRVGICYGILITGRLERLAGLTKTARDRPSPDVILDIGEEPYRECEVVTLLDPNGVILRVVEAGKEETDRQDSSERALLYPALIVDNTESSVRFYRDILGLRIASQGAPIPERDGVQPRKSEIPVRWVLLESPAGICLKLIQPLNTEILPARPWQMERIGFTHVAFAVKNLAGYQAELATRNVNFKSPPQSVTVGPHKGGKVVYLTTPEGIILELIDSPLTLEQASKI